A region of Myxococcus stipitatus DSM 14675 DNA encodes the following proteins:
- a CDS encoding Leu/Phe/Val dehydrogenase, translated as MSYFTQLLEGGYEAVHLLSDSRTGLKAIVGMHNTRLGPGLGGTRALSTYTSEEEAVADALRLARGMTYKAALAGLPHGGGKAVIMLPRGNFDRAKLFESFGRAVESLCGRYITTEDSGTSPDDMEHVRKHTKYVLGLKERSGDPSPVTAFGVARAMEATAKNIFGTADLKGLRVTVLGVGHVGMYLVKELHERGAKVWVSDINAASVEHAVKTYGATAVDSDTLHRMEADIFAPCALGGGLNDATLPLLKVKAVCGAANNQLLTMRHGEQLASRGILYVPDYAANAGGLINVAQEWAGYDREKAYARASNIFDTIDTLLRRAKESGQRPEQVADRMVEEKLAA; from the coding sequence ATGAGTTACTTCACGCAATTGCTCGAAGGCGGTTACGAGGCCGTCCACCTGCTCAGCGACTCCCGCACGGGCCTGAAGGCCATTGTGGGGATGCACAACACGCGGCTGGGGCCGGGATTGGGCGGCACGCGCGCCCTGTCGACGTACACCTCCGAGGAGGAGGCCGTCGCGGACGCGCTCCGGTTGGCGCGAGGCATGACGTACAAGGCGGCGCTCGCGGGCCTGCCGCATGGAGGCGGCAAGGCCGTCATCATGCTGCCCCGCGGGAACTTCGACCGGGCGAAGCTGTTCGAGTCGTTCGGCCGCGCCGTCGAGTCGCTCTGTGGTCGCTACATCACCACCGAGGACAGCGGCACCAGCCCCGACGACATGGAGCACGTGCGCAAGCACACGAAGTACGTCCTGGGCTTGAAGGAGCGCAGTGGAGACCCGTCGCCGGTGACGGCGTTCGGCGTCGCTCGGGCGATGGAGGCCACGGCGAAGAACATCTTCGGCACCGCGGACCTCAAGGGCCTGCGCGTCACCGTGCTGGGTGTGGGCCACGTGGGCATGTACCTGGTGAAGGAGCTGCACGAGCGCGGCGCCAAGGTGTGGGTGAGCGACATCAACGCCGCCAGCGTGGAGCACGCGGTGAAGACCTACGGCGCCACGGCGGTGGACTCGGACACCCTGCACCGCATGGAGGCGGACATCTTCGCGCCGTGCGCGCTGGGCGGCGGCCTCAACGACGCCACGCTGCCGCTCCTGAAGGTGAAGGCGGTGTGCGGGGCGGCCAACAACCAACTGCTCACGATGCGACACGGCGAGCAGCTCGCCAGCCGAGGCATCCTGTACGTGCCGGACTACGCGGCCAACGCGGGCGGCCTCATCAACGTGGCGCAGGAGTGGGCGGGGTACGACCGGGAGAAGGCGTACGCCCGGGCGTCGAACATCTTCGACACCATCGACACCTTGCTGCGGCGTGCGAAGGAGTCCGGCCAGCGCCCCGAGCAGGTGGCCGACCGCATGGTGGAAGAGAAGCTGGCGGCCTGA
- a CDS encoding phosphoribosyltransferase yields the protein MARARSSGYDGAAPQPELTAVATKRAAPGLKAQGKRKPTAKSSSKKTSSKKSPSKPRVASASASARKGAKKLVSIPSDMVLAPQVEVPRQPTGKDQSRKRSAGVRELTWAEFDRAVHHLADAIRQSFEPQAVVGVAHGGVFVGGALSSALGCAFFPVRISRRSRDRGDESRPRGGPRTAGEMPRELKGRRVLIVDDVASSGDTLELATALAREAGATKVSTACLVAKPEGYSPHFAGLTTGSLVVFPWDYAPGVGDARFDEDPDKAGA from the coding sequence ATGGCCAGGGCGCGGTCCTCGGGGTATGACGGGGCCGCACCCCAGCCGGAGCTCACCGCCGTGGCGACCAAGCGGGCAGCGCCCGGGCTAAAGGCCCAGGGCAAGCGCAAGCCCACCGCGAAATCCTCCTCGAAGAAGACCTCTTCCAAGAAGTCTCCTTCCAAGCCCCGTGTGGCGTCGGCGTCCGCGTCGGCCCGCAAGGGGGCGAAGAAACTCGTCTCCATTCCTTCCGACATGGTGCTGGCGCCCCAGGTGGAAGTGCCGCGCCAGCCCACGGGCAAGGACCAGTCCCGCAAGCGCTCCGCGGGCGTGCGGGAGCTGACGTGGGCGGAGTTCGACCGCGCCGTGCATCACCTGGCCGACGCCATCCGTCAGTCCTTCGAGCCCCAGGCGGTGGTGGGCGTGGCGCACGGCGGAGTCTTCGTCGGCGGCGCGCTCTCCTCGGCGCTGGGGTGCGCGTTCTTCCCCGTGCGCATCAGCCGCCGCAGCCGCGACCGGGGTGACGAGAGTCGTCCGCGCGGAGGCCCCAGGACGGCCGGAGAGATGCCGCGCGAGCTCAAGGGCCGGCGCGTGCTCATCGTCGACGACGTGGCGTCCAGCGGTGACACGTTGGAGCTGGCCACGGCGCTGGCTCGCGAGGCGGGCGCCACGAAGGTGTCCACGGCGTGCCTGGTCGCGAAGCCGGAGGGGTACTCGCCGCACTTCGCGGGGTTGACCACGGGCTCGTTGGTGGTCTTCCCGTGGGACTACGCGCCCGGCGTGGGCGACGCCCGCTTCGACGAGGACCCGGACAAGGCCGGGGCGTGA
- the selB gene encoding selenocysteine-specific translation elongation factor, with the protein MIVGTAGHIDHGKTSLVKALTGIDTDRLQEEKRRGITLELGFAHLTLDDGSVAGVVDVPGHERFVKAMAAGAGGVDLAVLVVASDEGVMPQTREHLDICRLLGVRAGVVALTKSDLLGELGPEWRALVDADLAALTAGSFLEGAPVVACSTRTGEGLEVLRAALGKAAGTLAKRPVEGPTFLPVDRVFTLKGFGTVVTGTLLSGSITVEDSVSLLPGMPGPLRVRGVQVHGRAVEKVDAGQRAAVNLPGVEAESLHRGLVLTRAGELPETRMLDVELTLLPSAESALPRRRKLLLHLGTAQVEAMVALLDVERLEPGETALAQLRLDAPVGALVGQRFILRGSRALPGRGATLAGGRVLAINSPRRRKGALSVVAPLREADPAGQVSWLLRQSGYRGLTQQELFGRSGLGPRVLARTLEREGARGAVQLVDRERRLYVSGEVLEGLQGRALALLAAFHEREPLREGLSREELRQRLSAELDARVFQRVLQGLVDAGKVEVERELARLKGRARALTLGDEAARVRLAAELSSGGLAPPTEGELAQKLELPVARLRELLKVLASEGRVVRVSEELCFDTAALATLRERLVAHLREKKEISTQAFKELVGQSRKFVIPLSEYFDREKVTLRVGEKRVLRRG; encoded by the coding sequence ATGATTGTCGGCACGGCGGGCCACATCGACCACGGCAAGACGTCGTTGGTGAAGGCGCTGACGGGCATCGACACGGACCGGCTCCAGGAAGAGAAGCGCCGAGGCATCACCCTGGAGCTGGGCTTCGCGCACCTGACGTTGGACGACGGCTCGGTGGCGGGCGTGGTGGACGTGCCCGGCCACGAGCGCTTCGTGAAGGCGATGGCCGCGGGCGCCGGGGGCGTGGACCTGGCGGTGCTGGTGGTCGCGTCGGACGAAGGCGTCATGCCCCAGACGCGCGAGCACCTGGACATCTGCCGGTTGCTGGGCGTGCGCGCGGGCGTGGTGGCCCTCACCAAGTCGGACCTGCTCGGGGAGCTGGGGCCGGAGTGGCGCGCGCTGGTGGACGCGGACCTGGCGGCGCTCACCGCGGGCTCGTTCCTGGAAGGCGCGCCGGTGGTGGCGTGCTCGACGCGGACGGGAGAGGGGCTGGAGGTCCTGCGCGCGGCGCTCGGCAAGGCCGCGGGGACGCTGGCGAAGCGGCCCGTCGAAGGGCCCACCTTCCTTCCCGTGGACCGCGTCTTCACGCTGAAGGGCTTCGGCACGGTGGTGACGGGCACGTTGCTGTCCGGCTCCATCACGGTGGAGGACTCCGTGTCGCTCCTGCCGGGGATGCCCGGACCGCTGCGCGTGCGCGGGGTGCAGGTGCACGGGCGCGCGGTCGAGAAGGTGGACGCGGGCCAGCGCGCGGCGGTGAACCTCCCGGGCGTCGAGGCCGAGTCGCTCCACAGAGGTCTGGTGCTGACGCGCGCGGGGGAGTTGCCCGAGACGCGCATGCTGGACGTGGAGTTGACGCTGCTGCCGTCGGCGGAGTCCGCGCTGCCGCGCCGCCGCAAGCTGCTGCTGCACCTGGGCACCGCGCAGGTGGAGGCCATGGTGGCGCTGTTGGATGTGGAGCGGCTGGAGCCCGGTGAGACGGCGCTGGCGCAGCTGCGCTTGGATGCCCCCGTCGGGGCGTTGGTGGGACAGCGGTTCATCCTGCGGGGCTCACGGGCCTTGCCAGGGCGAGGCGCGACGCTGGCGGGTGGGCGCGTGCTGGCGATCAACTCACCTCGGCGCCGCAAGGGCGCGCTGTCGGTGGTGGCGCCGCTGCGAGAAGCAGACCCGGCGGGACAGGTATCCTGGTTGCTGCGGCAATCAGGTTACCGAGGTCTGACGCAGCAGGAGTTGTTCGGGCGCTCGGGGCTGGGGCCTCGGGTGCTGGCGCGGACGCTGGAGCGTGAGGGCGCTCGGGGCGCGGTGCAGCTGGTGGACCGGGAGCGGCGGCTGTACGTGTCGGGCGAGGTGCTGGAGGGGTTGCAGGGGCGAGCGCTCGCGTTGCTGGCCGCCTTCCATGAGCGGGAGCCCTTGCGCGAGGGCCTCTCCCGCGAGGAGCTGCGCCAGCGCTTGTCGGCCGAGCTGGATGCCCGCGTCTTCCAGCGGGTGTTGCAGGGGCTGGTGGACGCCGGGAAGGTGGAGGTGGAGCGGGAGCTCGCGCGGCTGAAGGGGCGTGCTCGCGCGCTGACCTTGGGAGACGAGGCGGCGCGGGTGAGGCTGGCCGCGGAGCTGTCCTCGGGAGGGCTGGCGCCTCCGACGGAGGGAGAGCTCGCTCAGAAGCTGGAGCTTCCCGTGGCCCGGTTGCGCGAGCTGCTGAAGGTGCTGGCGTCCGAGGGGCGGGTGGTGCGTGTCAGCGAGGAGCTGTGCTTCGACACGGCGGCGCTGGCGACGTTGCGGGAGCGGCTGGTTGCCCACCTTCGCGAGAAGAAGGAGATTAGTACCCAGGCCTTCAAGGAGCTGGTGGGACAGAGCCGCAAGTTCGTCATTCCGCTGTCCGAGTACTTCGACCGGGAGAAGGTGACGCTCCGGGTGGGCGAGAAGCGGGTGCTGCGTCGCGGATGA
- a CDS encoding ATP-binding protein, with protein MSMKPYSEASLRALIEPFDNPVLAVVDGRVSAANDAYLELLGLPRERVEGRPVMDFVQPEERSRLSERYRLLESGVPLDRSTQIYQVPSANGVTREVALYASHLRLEGGGKALLLNLLPLSDKPPELSMAERLVETSAGLVSAHSEEAVRRVALKGLEAAGFRGRLFRWDGVRLNALDGGTYPEDVHLGLEALSDGRPVFGGAEKSSPTHVYLPVGGPQVEVLRVEGPWVAPRHGSVLTLFAKVVEAALADARVQADGTRSRWEVGAVAEMARFVARPIPPTPEDFLSRVSELLLAESAALHLSKGTSGPLELSAHVGLVEAVGPEGDVARLGGVMGAAVPDALDGNLSSEAQALLLGEASRGALGSGAAVRLARGGEVRGVLQVLRAPGRPFDARDVRLLGTLSELLMTLLEQRRLRSESARQLTETRLLLDLARTTSGVLETSSILDVASDFLVHLLDVSNCYIMLYDESSKVLRGAAASAAHRDFFRTVIVSLGGDTVAARAARERRPVAIEDVEAAGEGFNAQLVQRFGEKALLALPLTSREELIGVVLVDDTRRARPFGPELVELAEATCGQLALSIANARLYESLWASYAELAATRAEMVKRERLAALGELSAIVAHEVRNPLGVIFNAVASLRRLLEPAGDAAMLLDILGEESDRLNRMVGDLLDYTRPRDPVLQHEDLSRVLQDSLEAARVQGGGTDRPVHIDSEVEPGLPPVPMDRRLIRQALVNVAVNAIQSMPQGGRVQVRARREAHAGREQLRIDVADQGPGIPAELLHRVFEPFFTTKAQGTGLGLAVVKRILEEHRGEIAVDSIPGRGTTFTFRLPLSQPPSFP; from the coding sequence ATGAGCATGAAGCCCTACAGCGAGGCGTCCCTGCGCGCCCTCATCGAACCCTTCGACAACCCCGTGCTCGCGGTGGTGGACGGACGGGTGTCCGCGGCGAATGACGCCTACCTGGAGCTGCTGGGGCTTCCCCGGGAGCGGGTGGAAGGGCGCCCCGTCATGGACTTCGTCCAGCCGGAGGAGCGCAGCCGGCTCAGCGAGCGCTATCGCCTGTTGGAGTCGGGCGTGCCCTTGGACCGGAGCACGCAAATCTACCAGGTGCCCTCCGCCAACGGCGTCACGCGCGAGGTGGCCCTCTACGCGTCGCACCTGCGCTTGGAGGGAGGAGGCAAGGCGCTGCTCCTCAACCTGCTGCCCCTGTCGGACAAGCCCCCCGAGCTGTCCATGGCGGAGCGCCTGGTGGAGACCTCCGCGGGGCTGGTCTCCGCGCACTCGGAAGAGGCGGTGCGCCGCGTGGCGCTCAAGGGCCTGGAGGCCGCGGGCTTCCGAGGCCGGCTCTTCCGCTGGGACGGCGTGCGCCTGAACGCGCTCGACGGAGGCACGTACCCCGAGGACGTGCACCTGGGGTTGGAGGCACTGTCGGACGGGCGGCCCGTGTTCGGTGGGGCGGAGAAGTCCTCGCCCACGCACGTGTACCTGCCGGTGGGCGGGCCTCAGGTGGAGGTGCTGAGGGTGGAGGGGCCGTGGGTGGCGCCGCGTCACGGCTCCGTGCTGACGCTCTTCGCGAAGGTGGTGGAGGCCGCGCTGGCGGACGCGCGAGTGCAGGCGGACGGCACGCGCAGCCGGTGGGAAGTGGGCGCCGTCGCGGAGATGGCGCGCTTCGTGGCGCGGCCCATTCCCCCGACGCCCGAGGACTTCTTGTCGCGCGTGTCGGAGCTGCTCCTCGCGGAGTCCGCGGCGCTGCACCTGTCGAAGGGCACGAGTGGCCCGCTGGAGCTGTCCGCCCACGTGGGGTTGGTGGAGGCGGTGGGGCCAGAGGGAGATGTAGCGCGGCTGGGCGGGGTGATGGGGGCCGCGGTGCCGGACGCGCTGGACGGCAACCTGAGCAGCGAGGCGCAGGCGTTGCTCCTGGGAGAGGCCTCTCGAGGCGCCCTGGGCAGTGGCGCGGCGGTGCGGCTGGCGCGTGGAGGCGAAGTGCGCGGCGTGCTTCAGGTGCTGCGCGCGCCCGGGCGTCCCTTCGATGCGCGAGACGTGCGGCTGCTGGGGACGCTGTCGGAGCTGTTGATGACGCTGCTGGAGCAGCGCCGGCTGCGCTCGGAGTCCGCGCGTCAGCTCACGGAGACGCGGCTGCTGCTGGACCTGGCGCGCACCACGTCGGGCGTGCTGGAGACCTCGAGCATCCTCGACGTGGCGTCGGACTTCCTCGTCCACCTGCTGGACGTGTCCAACTGCTACATCATGCTGTACGACGAGAGCTCGAAGGTGCTTCGAGGCGCCGCGGCCTCGGCGGCGCATCGCGACTTCTTCCGCACGGTGATTGTGTCCCTGGGCGGCGACACCGTGGCGGCCCGAGCCGCGCGCGAGCGGCGCCCCGTGGCCATCGAGGACGTGGAGGCCGCGGGCGAGGGCTTCAACGCGCAGCTGGTGCAGCGCTTCGGAGAGAAGGCGCTGCTGGCGTTGCCGCTCACGTCTCGCGAGGAGCTCATCGGCGTGGTGCTGGTGGACGATACGCGCCGCGCGAGGCCCTTCGGTCCGGAGCTGGTGGAGCTGGCGGAGGCCACCTGTGGGCAGCTCGCGCTCTCCATCGCGAACGCGCGTTTGTATGAGTCGCTCTGGGCCAGCTACGCGGAGCTGGCCGCCACCCGCGCGGAGATGGTGAAGCGCGAGCGGCTGGCCGCGCTGGGAGAGCTCTCCGCCATCGTCGCCCACGAGGTGCGCAATCCCCTGGGCGTCATCTTCAACGCGGTGGCCTCGCTGCGCCGGCTCCTGGAGCCCGCGGGGGACGCGGCCATGCTGCTGGACATCCTGGGCGAGGAGAGCGACCGTCTCAACCGCATGGTGGGGGACCTGCTCGACTACACCCGGCCCAGGGACCCGGTGCTCCAACACGAGGACCTGAGCCGCGTGCTCCAGGACTCCCTGGAGGCGGCGCGCGTGCAGGGTGGGGGAACGGACCGTCCCGTCCACATCGACTCGGAAGTGGAGCCGGGGCTGCCGCCGGTGCCCATGGACCGACGGCTCATCCGCCAGGCGCTGGTCAACGTGGCCGTCAACGCGATTCAGTCCATGCCACAGGGCGGACGGGTGCAGGTGCGGGCTCGCCGAGAGGCCCATGCGGGCCGCGAGCAGCTGCGCATCGACGTGGCGGACCAGGGCCCGGGCATCCCCGCGGAGCTGCTCCACCGCGTCTTCGAGCCCTTCTTCACCACGAAGGCCCAGGGCACCGGCCTGGGCCTGGCCGTCGTCAAACGCATCCTCGAGGAGCACCGCGGCGAAATCGCCGTGGATAGCATTCCGGGTCGCGGTACTACCTTCACTTTCCGGCTCCCCCTCTCTCAGCCCCCGTCCTTCCCATGA
- a CDS encoding sigma-54-dependent transcriptional regulator, with amino-acid sequence MTDANTPPSRGRILVVDDQRNMRATTALLLRAENYTVFEAGTGDEALGHLAGGSIDLLLTDLKMEPMDGLTLLRRALEVAPRLQIIMMTAFGSIESAVEAMRLGAYDYVTKPFKESELRYRVERALERARLLRDVDNLATDFNQRHGLSALVGRSAAMRDLTARLMRVAQSDATVLIQGESGTGKELVARALHAHSRRKSRSFVPVNCAAISETLLESELFGHAKGAFTGAVKTRRGLFEEADGGTLFIDEVTETSPTFQSKLLRALQEGEVRRVGESTALRVDVRTVAATNRDIELEVREKRFRQDLYYRLNVVTLRVPPLRERLEDVPALAEHFLERANARSPNPRRLSAAAVTHLMGYDFPGNVRELENLVEQAAALAEADELLPEDFPLRQARLTAPTGGTTSTAMSEGPQGLVASGSSGPTLAQVVEDAERRAIAQSLERHGVDLARVADELGVSSTTLWRKMKRLNLRPPSDVARE; translated from the coding sequence ATGACTGACGCGAACACCCCGCCGTCCCGTGGACGCATCCTCGTCGTGGATGACCAGCGCAACATGCGCGCCACCACCGCGCTGCTCCTGCGCGCGGAGAACTACACCGTCTTCGAGGCCGGCACGGGGGACGAGGCCCTGGGCCACCTCGCCGGCGGCAGCATCGACCTGCTGCTGACGGACCTGAAGATGGAGCCCATGGATGGGCTGACGTTGCTCCGGCGCGCGCTGGAGGTGGCCCCCCGTCTTCAAATCATCATGATGACGGCGTTCGGCTCCATCGAGAGCGCGGTGGAAGCCATGCGCCTGGGGGCCTACGACTACGTCACCAAGCCCTTCAAGGAGAGCGAGCTGCGCTACCGCGTGGAGCGCGCCCTGGAGCGAGCGCGCCTCCTGCGCGACGTGGACAACCTGGCCACGGACTTCAACCAGCGCCATGGCCTGTCCGCGCTGGTGGGCCGCAGCGCGGCGATGCGCGACCTCACCGCCAGGTTGATGCGCGTGGCGCAGAGCGACGCCACCGTCCTCATCCAGGGGGAGAGCGGCACGGGCAAGGAGCTCGTGGCACGCGCACTCCATGCGCACAGCCGGCGCAAGTCGCGCTCCTTCGTCCCCGTCAACTGCGCCGCCATCAGCGAGACGCTGCTGGAGAGCGAGCTGTTCGGCCACGCCAAGGGCGCCTTCACGGGCGCGGTGAAGACGCGGCGCGGACTCTTCGAGGAGGCCGACGGCGGCACGCTCTTCATCGACGAGGTGACGGAGACCAGCCCCACATTCCAGTCCAAGCTGCTGCGAGCCCTCCAGGAGGGCGAGGTGCGCCGCGTGGGTGAGTCCACCGCGCTGCGCGTGGACGTGCGCACCGTGGCCGCCACCAACCGCGACATCGAGCTGGAGGTCCGCGAGAAGCGCTTCCGCCAGGACCTCTACTACCGCCTCAACGTGGTGACGCTGCGCGTGCCACCGCTGCGCGAGCGCCTGGAGGACGTGCCCGCGCTCGCCGAGCACTTCCTGGAGCGCGCCAACGCCCGCAGCCCGAATCCTCGGCGCTTGTCGGCCGCCGCCGTGACGCACCTGATGGGCTACGACTTCCCCGGCAACGTGCGCGAGCTGGAGAACCTGGTGGAGCAGGCCGCCGCGCTCGCGGAGGCGGACGAGCTGCTGCCCGAGGACTTCCCCCTGCGCCAGGCCCGCCTGACGGCCCCGACGGGAGGCACCACCAGCACGGCCATGTCCGAGGGGCCCCAGGGCCTCGTCGCCAGCGGGAGCAGCGGACCCACCCTGGCCCAGGTGGTGGAGGACGCCGAGCGCCGCGCCATCGCCCAGTCCTTGGAGCGCCATGGCGTGGACCTGGCCCGGGTCGCCGACGAGCTCGGCGTCTCATCCACCACCCTCTGGCGGAAGATGAAGCGGCTCAACCTGCGCCCGCCCAGCGACGTGGCTCGGGAGTAG
- a CDS encoding GNAT family N-acetyltransferase: MAVDVGSLPCPWVLRVGRPDEYATFAHLFTELGLEEPPPPESMWVEDMASRTFFAEGPEGVVAGYSTTDVLGAWGYVGQLVVAPFARRQGLGRWLMRHAAQRFRAQGCQSWALNVKRDNVAALGLYTAMGMRRERWGTNLKVTRALLAQLPPVPAGLVVVPLAPSHCEPLTEMWRMLPGKLARFGTQMGHRLLRLAPEHGGESTSPLGLMDFRAGSRLLFPFFAASLGHARALMEAAFSLLGEAHPVLNVVVTDDTPLEQRLRELGAEVSLETYELRGTLPDLASARAP, from the coding sequence ATGGCGGTGGATGTGGGAAGCCTGCCGTGTCCGTGGGTGCTGAGAGTCGGGCGCCCTGATGAGTACGCGACGTTCGCCCACCTGTTCACGGAGCTCGGGCTGGAGGAGCCGCCTCCCCCCGAGTCGATGTGGGTCGAGGACATGGCCTCGCGCACCTTCTTCGCGGAAGGGCCGGAGGGGGTCGTCGCCGGCTACTCGACGACGGATGTGCTGGGGGCGTGGGGCTACGTGGGGCAGCTGGTGGTGGCGCCCTTCGCTCGTCGCCAGGGCCTGGGGCGGTGGCTGATGCGCCACGCGGCCCAGCGCTTCCGGGCCCAGGGGTGCCAATCCTGGGCGCTCAACGTGAAGCGGGACAACGTCGCGGCGCTCGGGCTGTACACGGCGATGGGCATGCGACGTGAGCGGTGGGGCACCAACCTGAAGGTGACGCGGGCCCTGCTGGCGCAGCTGCCGCCCGTGCCCGCGGGCCTGGTGGTGGTGCCCTTGGCGCCGAGCCACTGCGAGCCGCTGACGGAGATGTGGCGGATGTTGCCGGGCAAGCTCGCCCGCTTCGGGACCCAGATGGGACACCGGCTGCTGCGACTGGCGCCCGAGCACGGCGGCGAGTCGACGAGTCCCCTGGGCTTGATGGACTTCCGCGCTGGGAGCCGGCTGCTCTTCCCCTTCTTCGCCGCGTCCCTGGGGCACGCGAGGGCGCTGATGGAGGCCGCCTTCTCCTTGCTCGGGGAGGCCCACCCCGTCCTCAACGTGGTGGTGACGGACGACACGCCGCTCGAGCAGCGGCTGCGGGAGCTGGGCGCGGAGGTGAGCCTGGAGACCTACGAGCTGCGCGGCACGCTGCCGGACCTCGCTTCGGCGCGAGCCCCCTGA
- a CDS encoding NADH-quinone oxidoreductase subunit N encodes MILPNLTLADFLPLLPAIILAVGACVLLLSEVFLAANSSRSYQAVLAVVASVAAGAVALASMFEPAGEVFLGFGVMDPFSSFLTFVVCLGLGLASLSSVSFLRKRGAERGEFYALMLFAGAGMSLLALSNELITLFVNIEVLSIATYALTSYLRRGTRPSEAGFKYFILGAFSSAVLLYGAALVYGATGTTKLTAMAGPLATALTTQPALVYTGLILLGTGFAFKVAAVPFHMWTPDVYEGAPTPVTALMSAGVKAAAFAALVRVFLTMGKGIDPHLPLVLFSTMAFLTMVVGNLLAIPQRNVKRMLAYSSIAHAGYLLVGVAALFVTAPGEQFRLLGPSELTGGSPLELVRSQALRGILFYLLAYTFSAVGAFTMLSVLERREDEEKGTAWDLERFSGLAQRRPGWAVAMAAFMLSLGGIPPTIGFMSKLLIFQSAVDSGLIGLAIIGVLSSAAGVYYYLRVVVYMFMRPVPEGAQTLERSWSTELALVLSTAGVIILGILPGPLTSWLVQASSIFSGQ; translated from the coding sequence ATGATCCTGCCCAATCTCACCCTGGCAGACTTCCTCCCGCTGCTGCCCGCCATCATCCTGGCGGTGGGCGCCTGCGTCCTGTTGTTGTCGGAGGTGTTCCTCGCCGCCAACTCGTCGCGCTCGTACCAGGCGGTGCTCGCCGTGGTGGCGTCGGTGGCGGCTGGGGCCGTGGCCCTGGCCTCCATGTTCGAGCCGGCGGGCGAGGTGTTCCTCGGCTTCGGCGTGATGGACCCGTTCTCCAGCTTCCTCACCTTCGTGGTGTGCCTGGGGCTGGGGCTGGCGTCGCTCAGCTCCGTGAGCTTCCTGCGCAAGCGGGGCGCGGAGCGCGGTGAGTTCTACGCGCTGATGCTCTTCGCCGGCGCGGGCATGAGCCTGCTGGCGCTGTCGAACGAGCTCATCACCCTGTTCGTCAACATCGAGGTCCTCTCCATCGCGACCTACGCGCTGACGTCGTACCTGCGGCGCGGCACGCGGCCTTCCGAGGCGGGCTTCAAGTACTTCATCCTGGGCGCGTTCTCCTCCGCGGTGCTGCTGTACGGCGCGGCGCTGGTGTACGGCGCCACGGGCACCACCAAGCTCACGGCGATGGCCGGCCCCCTGGCGACGGCGCTCACCACACAGCCCGCGCTGGTCTACACGGGCCTCATCCTCCTGGGCACGGGCTTCGCCTTCAAGGTGGCCGCGGTGCCGTTCCACATGTGGACGCCGGACGTGTACGAGGGTGCCCCCACCCCCGTCACCGCGCTGATGAGCGCGGGCGTGAAGGCCGCGGCCTTCGCGGCGCTGGTGCGCGTGTTCCTCACGATGGGCAAGGGCATCGACCCGCATCTGCCCCTGGTGCTGTTCTCCACCATGGCGTTCCTCACCATGGTCGTGGGCAACCTGCTGGCGATTCCGCAGCGCAACGTGAAGCGCATGCTGGCGTACTCCTCCATCGCGCACGCCGGCTACCTGCTGGTGGGCGTGGCGGCGCTCTTCGTCACCGCGCCGGGCGAGCAGTTCCGGCTGCTGGGCCCGTCCGAGCTGACGGGTGGCTCGCCGCTGGAGCTGGTGCGCTCGCAGGCGCTGCGCGGCATCCTGTTCTACCTCCTGGCCTATACCTTCAGCGCGGTGGGTGCCTTCACCATGCTGTCCGTGCTCGAGCGTCGCGAGGACGAGGAGAAGGGGACGGCGTGGGACCTGGAGCGCTTCAGCGGCCTGGCGCAGCGCCGTCCGGGCTGGGCCGTGGCGATGGCCGCCTTCATGCTGTCGCTGGGCGGGATTCCTCCCACCATCGGCTTCATGAGCAAGCTGCTCATCTTCCAGAGCGCCGTGGACTCGGGCCTCATCGGCCTGGCCATCATCGGCGTGCTCTCCAGCGCGGCGGGCGTCTATTACTACCTGCGCGTGGTGGTCTACATGTTCATGCGCCCGGTGCCCGAGGGCGCCCAGACGCTGGAGCGCAGCTGGTCCACCGAGCTGGCCCTGGTGCTCTCCACCGCGGGCGTCATCATCCTCGGCATCCTCCCCGGCCCGCTCACCAGCTGGCTGGTGCAGGCCAGCAGCATCTTCAGCGGCCAGTAG